The Psychrobacter sp. P2G3 genome includes the window ATAGATAGCAGAGAAAAAAATGAAGGATTGTCAGCAGACAAGCCTTTAACTATAAAAGCCTCAAGGTACGCTGAAGCGTTTGGAACGACAAGACAAGGTGCTTATGACGTACTTAAAAAAGCGGAAGAAAATCTATTCGAGCGTAGATTTACTTTTTTAGACGAAAATGATGGTTATCCCGTTAAGTCCCGTTGGATAAGTCAAGCAAAGTATAAGCAGGATAAAGGTACTATTGAGATTATATTTACGCCTGCGGTAGTAAATGAAATAACACGTATAAACGGTATAGAGCAGTTTTTTACTAAGTACACGTTAGAACAAACATCAATGCTCAATAGTATGTATTCAGTACGTTTATATGAACTTCTAATACAATGGCGTGAAGCCAAAAAGACGCCTTTATTTGGTTTAAAAGTGTTTAGAGGTCAACTTGGAGTAGACGATGATGAATATCAACGGATGTGTGACTTCAAATCTGGTGTTTTAGACAAAGCTATTAAAGAAATTAACAAGCACACTGATATCAAAGTTGGCTATGAGCAAGAAAAATACGGTAAAAATATTATTGGTTTTAAATTTAAAGTACTGTCAAAAAGTAAGCCTAAAGATAGTAAGCAACAAGGTGTTAGTAGAGATAAAGATACAGCCGATATGTTTACGATTGAAGGTCTAAATGATAAACAGCTAGGCCGTATTGCTCGAAATCCTAGTTTTGTAGCAGATTATAATGATCTAGTTAGTTCGACTAGCCCAGCTGGTCAGGATATGAAGGTGTGGGAGTTTGAAATGATTAATCGTCTCAAAAAAGACGCTTCAAAGTTTAAAAAACGTCCAATCAGAGACTATCTTGAATACTAAAAGTTATAAACAAGTTGAGTGTCCACTACAGTATATTTTTTGATTATATTTTGAGGCTTTTATAGTAAGAACGTTAAGAAAGTAGTAAGGTAAATATTTGCTAATATAAATATTAGACCCTAATTATAAGTAATATAAAATTTATTCTACAATTACTAGGAGTAGTTGTTCTAATTTTCATACTAACAATTATTTTTGCCACTGA containing:
- the repM gene encoding replication initiation protein RepM, with translation MKPSMNAGNNKMDLIVKTNRLNTAIQNLTLAEIRLVQLAIIDSREKNEGLSADKPLTIKASRYAEAFGTTRQGAYDVLKKAEENLFERRFTFLDENDGYPVKSRWISQAKYKQDKGTIEIIFTPAVVNEITRINGIEQFFTKYTLEQTSMLNSMYSVRLYELLIQWREAKKTPLFGLKVFRGQLGVDDDEYQRMCDFKSGVLDKAIKEINKHTDIKVGYEQEKYGKNIIGFKFKVLSKSKPKDSKQQGVSRDKDTADMFTIEGLNDKQLGRIARNPSFVADYNDLVSSTSPAGQDMKVWEFEMINRLKKDASKFKKRPIRDYLEY